One part of the Bacteroidia bacterium genome encodes these proteins:
- a CDS encoding TfoX/Sxy family protein, which produces MGIPQEHLDFLAGQFDAFGPITIKRMFGGAGIFHEGHMIAMVNRDLVLRLKVDEYNQADYEARGMKPFSMGGKKKGMPYWEVPQDVIENRDQLAAWARKSYEAALRAKKK; this is translated from the coding sequence ATGGGGATACCTCAGGAACATCTCGACTTTCTTGCTGGACAATTTGATGCTTTTGGCCCCATTACCATCAAACGAATGTTTGGCGGAGCTGGCATCTTTCACGAAGGCCACATGATCGCTATGGTCAATCGCGACCTGGTTTTACGCCTCAAAGTAGATGAATACAATCAAGCGGATTATGAGGCACGCGGTATGAAGCCTTTTAGCATGGGAGGAAAAAAGAAGGGTATGCCTTATTGGGAAGTGCCTCAGGATGTCATAGAAAATCGGGATCAATTGGCTGCATGGGCGAGAAAATCATATGAAGCTGCCCTTAGGGCTAAGAAGAAATAG